DNA sequence from the Chryseobacterium indicum genome:
CTTGAAGCAACGGGAGTAGAACCCCGCGGAAGAATTACCAACCATTGCATGGGAATCTGGAACGACGAACAGGCAGAAAAACTAAAGAAAATTGTAGAATTTGTACACCGGAATTCAGAAACCAAAATAGGCATTCAGCTTGCACATGCCGGAAGAAAAGGATCTGCGTGGAATAATGTACAGATCCCGATAGAAGAAGGCTGGGAAACCATCGCACCAAGTCCGATTCCGTATCATCCGACCGAAAGAATTCCACATGTTTTAACCATCGAGGAAATCAAAGAACAGGTTGAGAATTTCAGACAGGCAGCAAGAAGATCTGTAGATGCAGGTTTCGATGTTATAGAAATTCATGCTGCTCACGGATACCTTATCCATCAGTTTTTATCACCGCTTTCCAACATCAGAACCGATGAATACGGCGGAAGTTTCGAGAACAGAATACGGTTTTTAATTGAAATCGTAGACGCAGTTAACGAAGAATTAAATGAAAACGTTGCCTTATTTGTAAGAATTTCCGGAACAGAATATGCAGAAAACGGCTGGGAAATAGAAGACAGTGCTGAGCTTGCTAAAATCCTTAAAAACCATTCGGTTGATCTTGTTGATGTTTCCAGCGGAGGAAATATTCACGGAGTAAAAATTCCGGTTCACGAAGGTTATCAGGTTCCGCTTGCTTCACAGGTAAAAAATGATTCAGAAACAAAGACAGGAGCAGTAGGATTAATTACGAGAGTCAATCAGGCAGAGGAAATTCTGCAGAAAGGAGAGGCAGATTTAATTTTCATCGCAAGAGAAAGCTTAAGAAATCCTTACATTGCCGTTCAGGGTTCCTTTGAAATGGATGAAGACTGCTTCTTTCCGCATCAGTATTTAAGAGCAAAAATTTCTAAATAATTTTTTTATATATTTGAGAATCATAACCCTGCATTACAATGAAAATAGAAGACTTTATGCTGCCTTGTCCCATCAAGAAATTCTTTGGAATCGATTGTTTTGGGTGCGGAACGCAGAGAGCTATCGTCATGGTTTTTGAAGGCAGATTTGGCGAAGCATTTCATATGTTTCCTGCGGTCTACACTTTATTGCTTTTTTTCGGAACGGTCTTTCTGAATTTTATAGACAGAAAACGCAATTACAGTAATATTTTGGTTTTTCTTGCCATTATCAATGCCGTCATTATGGTTACTTCTTATTTTTATAAACATTTATACTTACCTATACATTAATCAATTAAATTATAACTATGGAACAACAAAAATTACCTAACGCAACGGCGGTATTAATCTTGGGAATTGTATCAATTGTCGGGTGTTGCTGTTACGGACTTCCGGGACTTATTGCAGGGATCATTGCATTGGTTCTGGCTAAAAAAGACGGAGAACTCTACAGAAAAAATCCGGCGGCTTATTCAAATTACGGACAATTGAATGCCGGAAAAATAATGGCAATCATCGGAATTGTATTAAGTATTTTATACGTAGTTTACGTTGTTGTCATGATTTCTACTATTGGCTGGGACGCTATGAAAGACCCGCAATTGATGCAGGAAAGAATGAGAGAACTGATGGGACAGTAATTTTCTTATTAATTTAAAAATAAAAGCCTTCTTTCAACCGAAAGAAGGCTTTATTATTTCTTAAAGAAAAATTTATTTCACAATAAACTTCAATGAAGAAGCATCTAACTTTAAAATATAAATTCCCTGCTCCAGATTTTTAATTTTAATAGAATTTTTACTGTTTTTAAAAGGCTGATCAATGGTCTGCATTACTTTTCCATGAAGATTGTATATCTCCGCTTTCTTAATATTCTGCGTTTCTCCTTTTACAAAAATTTCATTGTTGGAAACAGGATTAGGCGAAATCTGTAATGTATTCTGATCTGAAATGGTTTCAGTAGAAAAACTTTGAACCTGCTTTGCCGTTCCCGAATAACACGTCCAGCTCAGATCATCAAGAGCAACTCTGTTGGTGGTAGAATTATTTTCCAAAGTTACCACCACATTCCCCGGAATATTAATATTGCTTATTGTGGTAGTTGCTGCACTGATGTTGTAAGGAATTGTTCCAACTGCCGTTCCGTTTACTTTAACGGTGAAAGTTCCGTTAGAACCTGTAAATTTCAGTTGAGTAGTTAAAGTCAGTGATCCAATTCCATTCGCTGAACTGCTTGAAGTTAAAGCGCCGTCTCTTATTGTAATCGCTTTGTTGGAAATCGTCTGATCCGTTCTTGCATCCGTTGCTGTCCACGTAATGCCGTTGTTTGTCCATGTTCTCGTTAAATATCCTGTTGTACCTGCAGGAATATTTTCAAAATTTTCATAGACGCAATTCGTCGGAGGAGGAACAGCATCCGTAGTTCCCGAAACTGTAGAGCTGTTGGCGGAAGAATTTCCTGCTGCATCTTTAGCAATCACATTAAAGGTATAAGTTGTGGAAGCATTTAAGCTTGAAATGGTCGCAGAAGTTGCACTTACCGATGTTTTTAAACTTCCGTTCATGTAGACATCATACGAAGTAACGCCAACATTATCTGACGAAGCATTCCACGACAGCGAAATGCTGCTTGGCGAAGTTCCCGTAACCGCAAGACCGGTAACAGTGGAAGGAGCCTGTGTATCAATCGGAGCATTGGTTGTTCCTGAAACGGTAGAACTGTTCGGAGATGAATTTCCTGCTGCATCTTTCGCTACAATATAAAAAGGATAAGTGGTGGAAGGACTTAATCCGGAAATAGTTGCAGAAGTGGAGCTTACTGTTGCCTGTAAATTTCCGTTCATATACACATTATACGATGTAACCCCGATATTATCGGTTGAAGCATTCCATGAAAGCGAAATGCTGCTTGAAGTAGTTCCGGAAATACTAAGCCCTGTCACGGTTGTCGGAGCCTGTGTATCTGCGGGAGCCCAGATCTGGTTTACATAATTCGGATTATCGATGAAAGGATTTCTGTTTCCCTGATAAGCATAGGTAGCATTATTCCGGTTGATTTCCGCCTGAGATACAGGATCCTGATTGTGCCAAGCCAGCAGAACATTAAGTTCCCAGGTCTGCAATCCCGGAAAAGCAGAATTTCCTAAGATATCTCCCGAAGAAAATGTAGCAAGCTTACTCTGATAGCGGGTTACAAAATAAAAAATCATACGCGCAACATCCCCTTTAAATTCATTAACAGGTTCAAAAACAATTCCTGAATATCCGGGTGAAGCAGAACTTCCAAGTTTAGAACCGTTAGTCGATAGCGAAGTCGCAGTTCCTACGATTCCAAAAGGATAATCTGCCCTCATGGCATTTACTTTTCCGTCTGTTGCTCTGATGAAATTGATGTCGGAATACATCGGTGAAGCAGAATTAAATAAACTCTGAGGAATAATATGTTCTCTGTTATAGCAATTTCCTTCTTCTGTATACGTTCCGCATTGGTTGGTTACAGGAATAAAATTGTAAGGATCTGCGCCGGTCGGATTTTCAGAATAAATATCCAGAATAGAACCGTCATTTTCATAATTCTTATCGATATCGGTTATTTTAAAACCTGTCCAGAGTGCGTTATAGCCCTTGTCCTGATGACCGTTCGTGATGATTGAACTCAGTGCTGTTTTCAGAGAAGCTCCGGAAAGTCCGTTGGCAGAATTATAATAGCCTGCAGGAGCCTGAGCATTTGCTAAAACAGAAGCAAAACCCAAAATGAATAACTGTTTTTTCATGGTAAATTTTTAAGATCGTAATATTACCATAAAATTTATGAATATAAAATTACAGAATCGTTAATTTTTAATAAGATTCATACAAATAAAAGCCTTCTTTCAACAGAGAGAAGGCTTTTGTTATTTATTAAGCTAAATTTTATTTCACAATAAACTTCAATGAAGAAGCGTCTAATTTTAAAATATAAATTCCCTGCTCAAGATTTTTAATTTTAATAGAATTTTTACTGTTTTTAAAAGGCTGATCTATGGTCTGCATTACTTTTCCGTGAAGATTGTAGATCTCCGCTTTTTTAATATTCTGCGTTTCTCCTTTTACAAAAATTTCATTATTGGAAACAGGATTTGGCGAAATCTGTAATGCATTCTGGTCAGAATTTGATGCTGAAGAAATACTTGGAGCCTGTTTTGCAGTTCCCGAATAACAGGTCCAGCTCAGATTATCGATGGCAACTCTGTTGGTTGTAGAATTGTTTTCTAAAGTTATAACAACGTTCCCCGAAACATTAATATTGCTGATAGTGGTTGTTGTTGCAGAGGTATTGTAAGGTATGGTTCCTACCGCTGTTCCGTTTACTTTAACGGTGAAGGTATCGTTAGAACCTGTAAATTTCAGTTGCGTGGTAACAGTCAGAGATCCGATTCCATTCACTGAACTGCTTGAAGTTAACGCGCCGTCTCTTATCGTGATTGCTTTGGTGGAGATCGTCTGATCTGTTCTCGAATCTGTTGCTGTCCATGTAATACCATTGTTCGTCCATGTTCTTGTTAGGTACGAAGCCGAACTTTCAGCTGGAATCGTCTCAAATGTTTCATTGCCGCAGCCTGATGAACTTGGCGGAGTAGAAGTTCCTCCCGAAGCAGAACCGGAACCCCAGATTTGATTTACATAATTCGGATTATCAATAAAAGGATTTCTGTTTCCCTGGTAAGTGTAAGAAGCATTGTTTCTGTTAATTTCAGCCTGAGAAACGGGATCCTGATTATGCCATGCCAATAAAACATTTAATTCCCAAGTCTGCAAACCCGGAAAAGCAGAACTGCCCAACATATTTCCGGATGTAAACGTGGAGAGTTTGCTTTGGTATCTCGTAACAAAATAAAATACCATTCTTGCTACATCGCCTTTAAATTCATCAATAGGCTCGAACACTGTTCCCGAGAAACCTGAAGAAACAGAATTTCCAAGCTTAGAACCGTTTTTTGAAGTAAACGTTGCAGTTCCCACCTTTCCGAAAGGATAATTAGAGCGCATTCCGTTTACTTTTCCGTCAGTTGCCCTGATGAAATTAATATCCGATACCATAGGTGAAGCTTGATTAAATAAACTCTGAGGGATAATATGTTCCCGATTGTAGCAGTTTCCTTCCACCGAATACGTTCCGCACTGGTTCGTAACCGGTGTAAATTTGTAAGGATCTGTACCCACAGGTTTTTCCGAATAAATATCCAGAATAGAACCGTCATTTTCATAATTCTTGTCGATGTCAGTGGTTTTATAAGCAGTCCATAGTCCGTTGTAACCCTTGTCCTGATGTCCATTGGTAATAATGGTGCTTAAAGCTGTTTTTAAAGAAGCTCCGGAAAGTCCGTTTGCCGAATTGTAATATCCCGAAGGAGCCTGAGCATTTGCTAAAACCGAAGCAAATACAATCATTAGTAATTGTCTTTTCATGTCAAGATTTTAAACATTAAGATTACTATAATTTTATCAAAATAAAATTACGGAATTGTTAATTTTAATTATGCATAGAATTGTATACGGTGTTAAATCTATACTTTTTATTGAGAATGAACTTGTTCTGGATAGTTACTGCATACTTTTTTTGCGAAAAAAGATGACTTTTCAAAATTATTTTTGGCAGATATTTTGTGTTATTCTTTAAAAATCACCATTATGAATCACAAAATAAAAATTGCACTGGCATTAATTACCGGCGGAACTTTGGTTTATCTTAGCCGAAAGCTGAAAAACTCAAAGAACGAACCTGAAACTTTCACAGGAGAAGACGGCAAAGTCTATCAGAAAGATGAAACTTATTTTACAGCAGACGGCAAAATGTATAAAAACGGAAAAGAAGTGCATTTTAAGACACCGGAAACATCAGAAAAAACTTCAAATCAAAAATTTCAGCAGGAAACGATTCAGAAAAATTATGAAGTTCATCCCCAAAATGTAGGCTATCATCATAAAGGAACCAGACATCACTAATTCAATAAAAAAGTCAATGCAGTTACGGCATTGACTTTCTTATATATTTGATTGATTTATATCTTATTTCATCGGAGGATAATTCTTCATGATTTCCGCCATGATCTCAGGAATTTGCTTTTGTTTCGCTTTAGGTCTGTCAACAGAAATTCCGCTTCCGA
Encoded proteins:
- the namA gene encoding NADPH dehydrogenase NamA, translated to MLYTPIRFRNVELKNRWVMSPMCMYSSENGLANDFHFVHYGSRAQGGTGLIILEATGVEPRGRITNHCMGIWNDEQAEKLKKIVEFVHRNSETKIGIQLAHAGRKGSAWNNVQIPIEEGWETIAPSPIPYHPTERIPHVLTIEEIKEQVENFRQAARRSVDAGFDVIEIHAAHGYLIHQFLSPLSNIRTDEYGGSFENRIRFLIEIVDAVNEELNENVALFVRISGTEYAENGWEIEDSAELAKILKNHSVDLVDVSSGGNIHGVKIPVHEGYQVPLASQVKNDSETKTGAVGLITRVNQAEEILQKGEADLIFIARESLRNPYIAVQGSFEMDEDCFFPHQYLRAKISK
- a CDS encoding endonuclease; its protein translation is MKRQLLMIVFASVLANAQAPSGYYNSANGLSGASLKTALSTIITNGHQDKGYNGLWTAYKTTDIDKNYENDGSILDIYSEKPVGTDPYKFTPVTNQCGTYSVEGNCYNREHIIPQSLFNQASPMVSDINFIRATDGKVNGMRSNYPFGKVGTATFTSKNGSKLGNSVSSGFSGTVFEPIDEFKGDVARMVFYFVTRYQSKLSTFTSGNMLGSSAFPGLQTWELNVLLAWHNQDPVSQAEINRNNASYTYQGNRNPFIDNPNYVNQIWGSGSASGGTSTPPSSSGCGNETFETIPAESSASYLTRTWTNNGITWTATDSRTDQTISTKAITIRDGALTSSSSVNGIGSLTVTTQLKFTGSNDTFTVKVNGTAVGTIPYNTSATTTTISNINVSGNVVITLENNSTTNRVAIDNLSWTCYSGTAKQAPSISSASNSDQNALQISPNPVSNNEIFVKGETQNIKKAEIYNLHGKVMQTIDQPFKNSKNSIKIKNLEQGIYILKLDASSLKFIVK
- a CDS encoding CCC motif membrane protein translates to MEQQKLPNATAVLILGIVSIVGCCCYGLPGLIAGIIALVLAKKDGELYRKNPAAYSNYGQLNAGKIMAIIGIVLSILYVVYVVVMISTIGWDAMKDPQLMQERMRELMGQ
- a CDS encoding endonuclease, producing the protein MKKQLFILGFASVLANAQAPAGYYNSANGLSGASLKTALSSIITNGHQDKGYNALWTGFKITDIDKNYENDGSILDIYSENPTGADPYNFIPVTNQCGTYTEEGNCYNREHIIPQSLFNSASPMYSDINFIRATDGKVNAMRADYPFGIVGTATSLSTNGSKLGSSASPGYSGIVFEPVNEFKGDVARMIFYFVTRYQSKLATFSSGDILGNSAFPGLQTWELNVLLAWHNQDPVSQAEINRNNATYAYQGNRNPFIDNPNYVNQIWAPADTQAPTTVTGLSISGTTSSSISLSWNASTDNIGVTSYNVYMNGNLQATVSSTSATISGLSPSTTYPFYIVAKDAAGNSSPNSSTVSGTTNAPIDTQAPSTVTGLAVTGTSPSSISLSWNASSDNVGVTSYDVYMNGSLKTSVSATSATISSLNASTTYTFNVIAKDAAGNSSANSSTVSGTTDAVPPPTNCVYENFENIPAGTTGYLTRTWTNNGITWTATDARTDQTISNKAITIRDGALTSSSSANGIGSLTLTTQLKFTGSNGTFTVKVNGTAVGTIPYNISAATTTISNINIPGNVVVTLENNSTTNRVALDDLSWTCYSGTAKQVQSFSTETISDQNTLQISPNPVSNNEIFVKGETQNIKKAEIYNLHGKVMQTIDQPFKNSKNSIKIKNLEQGIYILKLDASSLKFIVK
- a CDS encoding DUF2752 domain-containing protein, with the translated sequence MKIEDFMLPCPIKKFFGIDCFGCGTQRAIVMVFEGRFGEAFHMFPAVYTLLLFFGTVFLNFIDRKRNYSNILVFLAIINAVIMVTSYFYKHLYLPIH